One genomic segment of Terriglobales bacterium includes these proteins:
- a CDS encoding GvpL/GvpF family gas vesicle protein — protein sequence MPWYAYCITEQQAFQGDSRARRPFLIEGMTGIQGAKVYGYPSGEFAVIVSEYTRTGTLDQKAILDHARVVSECFRNTTVLPFRFGTVFDTDEALRRAVRANRKAFLASVSKLRGKAEMHIKVLIKDGSVVAAADDVVLPAQAGGEYLRKLREKAARQRERQTKARALSVQVHKLFSPLEEEVCCRKVDSGGLLIDIAHLIDHKSVEKYQSRYGQATRQLKNCELAISGPWPPYHFMPGKLRTAGNGSS from the coding sequence ATGCCGTGGTACGCGTACTGCATTACGGAGCAACAGGCCTTTCAAGGTGATTCCCGAGCGCGGCGTCCGTTTCTCATCGAAGGCATGACCGGCATCCAGGGGGCGAAAGTCTACGGCTACCCGAGCGGCGAGTTCGCCGTGATTGTCAGCGAATACACGCGCACCGGCACGCTCGACCAGAAGGCCATCCTCGACCACGCCCGGGTGGTGAGCGAGTGCTTCCGCAACACCACCGTCCTTCCCTTCCGCTTCGGCACCGTATTCGACACCGACGAAGCCCTGCGTCGCGCCGTGCGCGCCAACCGCAAGGCATTCCTGGCCAGCGTCTCCAAGCTGCGGGGCAAGGCGGAGATGCACATCAAGGTGCTCATCAAGGACGGCTCGGTCGTGGCCGCCGCCGACGACGTGGTTCTGCCCGCGCAGGCGGGTGGCGAATACCTGCGGAAGCTGCGCGAGAAGGCGGCGCGCCAGCGCGAGCGCCAGACCAAGGCCCGCGCGCTCTCCGTCCAGGTCCACAAGCTGTTCTCGCCCCTGGAGGAGGAAGTCTGCTGCCGCAAGGTGGATTCCGGCGGACTGCTGATCGACATCGCCCACCTCATCGACCACAAATCCGTGGAGAAATATCAGAGCCGCTACGGGCAAGCCACTCGCCAGCTCAAGAACTGCGAGCTGGCCATCTCCGGCCCCTGGCCGCCGTACCACTTCATGCCGGGCAAGCTGCGCACGGCGGGAAACGGCAGCAGCTAG
- a CDS encoding AsmA family protein: MLIGIVVVMALVAIAALALPSLVDVNSYRSTIQAQLEQRLGRQVTLGPMHLRVIPLAFRASGVAIADDPAFGAGKVFAQADEVYVRVRVWPLLRGQVEIDALDLARPKVELIRAADGRWNFESLGRKTGAQPAARQAFSLSTLRIVDGQLAVTDPRRQPLRAVYDHIDLTLEDYAPGQPFFLEAAVHLPGEGAQKLALSGRAGPLPDGDWMTTPFEGKLNLDHVNLASLGQFLASDAFATVSGVASGEMGIMSRSGKLASSGSVRLDHPRIRGADVGFPIAADYSLTRDAGLLRIERGDLKLGATPLKVTGTVNTSATPAQLDLRLVSGDVSIEEAARLAAAFGMAFSPGTNVSGRMAADLQARGPVSELGFTGSIKARDVAISGAGLPQPVKVPAITVDLAPAAIRATEFTASTGGTSVTAAFTLTGYSSPAPRLEASVRARGAELGEALSIARAWGISAAEGMSGSGALDLDVRLVGALKNAAARSYSGTGLLERATLRLPALARPLGIGRARLRFTENSVVVEELAATVGQTRASGTLVVRGFDAPRAEFTLAADRMDLAEWAQLFSGSGPPASARDWRLVPPAYAATATPSFFSRMVGSGTLTVGTVVYDQLTLTNVRGNVTLDRGLIRMAPLNGEAYGGRASGTLVTDTRTTPVTFQLQHKLERVDANKLLSSVSSVKEKIFGLLATNGNASFAGSGQMARSLDGSVVLDLRDGKIANMDLVYEVANAAKFLGFKRTPRPYTEVSSLTGQVDLQNGVARTENLKAVISEGTLAATGSASLVDQSLNLRVTAVLTPEFSKEVGGTSVGGYLTTALANKKGELVVPLIVTGTFEKPRFAPDVEKIARMKLENLVPSLSDPGGLTQGILGAILGKKEKGEAQPQGEPEQTEAKKEPAQQPANPLEDLLGNILGQQKKKEQKPAQPPPQQPARQEEEPPEQPK; this comes from the coding sequence GTGCTCATCGGAATCGTCGTGGTGATGGCACTGGTGGCCATCGCGGCCCTGGCGCTGCCTTCGCTGGTGGACGTGAATTCCTACCGCTCCACCATCCAGGCGCAACTGGAGCAGCGGCTGGGACGCCAGGTCACGCTCGGTCCCATGCACCTGCGTGTGATCCCGCTGGCTTTCCGCGCTTCCGGCGTGGCTATCGCCGACGACCCGGCGTTCGGCGCCGGGAAGGTCTTTGCGCAGGCCGATGAGGTCTACGTGCGCGTACGAGTGTGGCCCCTGTTGCGCGGCCAGGTGGAGATCGACGCGCTGGACCTGGCCCGCCCAAAGGTGGAACTCATCCGTGCCGCCGATGGGCGCTGGAACTTTGAGAGCCTGGGCCGAAAGACTGGCGCGCAGCCGGCGGCACGGCAAGCCTTCTCGCTCAGCACGCTGCGCATCGTGGATGGACAGCTCGCGGTCACCGACCCGCGCCGGCAGCCGCTGCGCGCGGTCTACGACCACATCGACCTCACGCTCGAAGATTACGCACCCGGACAGCCGTTCTTCCTTGAAGCCGCGGTGCATCTGCCCGGCGAAGGCGCGCAGAAGCTGGCGCTTTCCGGGCGCGCCGGCCCGCTGCCCGACGGCGACTGGATGACGACGCCCTTCGAAGGCAAGCTGAATTTGGATCACGTCAACCTTGCCTCGCTCGGACAATTCCTCGCCTCCGACGCGTTCGCAACCGTGAGCGGCGTCGCCAGCGGCGAGATGGGCATCATGAGCCGGAGTGGGAAGCTGGCATCCTCCGGGTCGGTGCGCCTGGACCATCCACGCATCCGTGGCGCGGATGTCGGATTCCCCATCGCGGCAGACTACAGCCTTACCCGTGATGCAGGCCTGCTGCGTATCGAGCGCGGCGACCTGAAGCTCGGCGCGACGCCGCTGAAGGTGACCGGCACCGTCAATACCTCTGCCACTCCTGCACAGCTCGACCTGCGCCTGGTCTCCGGTGACGTCTCCATCGAAGAGGCGGCGCGGCTGGCGGCGGCGTTCGGGATGGCGTTCAGCCCGGGCACGAACGTTTCTGGACGCATGGCCGCCGATCTCCAGGCGCGCGGTCCGGTCTCCGAGCTTGGGTTTACTGGAAGCATCAAGGCGCGTGATGTCGCCATCAGCGGCGCGGGTCTGCCGCAGCCGGTGAAGGTGCCGGCCATCACCGTGGACCTGGCGCCCGCGGCCATCCGGGCCACCGAGTTCACCGCTTCGACCGGTGGGACCAGCGTAACCGCGGCATTCACCCTTACCGGCTACAGTTCGCCCGCGCCGCGTTTGGAAGCGAGCGTGCGCGCTCGCGGAGCGGAACTCGGTGAGGCCTTGTCCATCGCCCGCGCCTGGGGCATCTCCGCCGCCGAAGGCATGAGCGGTTCGGGGGCGCTCGATCTGGACGTGCGGTTGGTGGGCGCGCTGAAGAACGCCGCCGCGCGCAGTTATTCCGGGACGGGCCTGCTGGAACGGGCCACGTTGCGCCTGCCGGCGCTGGCCAGGCCGCTGGGCATCGGCCGTGCCCGCCTGCGCTTCACGGAGAACTCCGTCGTGGTGGAAGAGCTGGCCGCGACCGTGGGCCAGACGCGCGCCAGCGGAACCTTGGTGGTGCGCGGATTCGATGCGCCGCGTGCCGAATTCACCCTGGCGGCCGACCGCATGGATCTGGCCGAGTGGGCGCAGCTCTTCTCCGGCAGTGGGCCGCCTGCCTCCGCCCGTGACTGGCGCCTGGTGCCGCCAGCGTATGCGGCCACGGCCACGCCCAGCTTCTTTTCACGGATGGTGGGCTCCGGGACGCTCACGGTCGGCACCGTCGTCTACGACCAGCTCACGCTGACCAACGTGCGCGGCAACGTCACCTTGGATCGCGGCCTGATCCGCATGGCGCCGCTCAACGGCGAGGCGTACGGCGGGCGCGCCTCCGGGACGCTCGTGACGGACACGCGCACCACGCCGGTGACCTTCCAGCTCCAGCACAAGCTGGAACGCGTGGATGCGAACAAGCTGCTCTCCTCGGTTTCGTCGGTGAAGGAGAAGATATTCGGCCTCCTGGCCACGAACGGCAACGCGTCGTTCGCCGGCTCGGGCCAGATGGCGCGCTCGCTGGACGGCAGCGTGGTCCTCGACTTGCGTGACGGCAAGATCGCCAACATGGACCTGGTCTACGAGGTGGCCAACGCCGCCAAGTTCCTGGGCTTCAAGCGGACGCCGCGGCCGTACACCGAAGTCAGCAGCCTCACCGGGCAAGTGGATCTGCAGAACGGCGTCGCCCGTACCGAGAACCTGAAGGCCGTCATCAGCGAAGGGACGTTGGCCGCCACCGGCAGCGCCAGTCTGGTGGACCAGTCGCTGAATTTGCGGGTGACGGCGGTGCTGACGCCGGAGTTCAGCAAGGAAGTCGGCGGGACCTCGGTGGGCGGCTACCTGACCACCGCGCTGGCCAACAAAAAGGGCGAACTGGTCGTCCCGCTCATCGTGACCGGCACGTTTGAGAAGCCCCGCTTCGCGCCGGATGTGGAGAAGATCGCGCGCATGAAGCTGGAGAACCTGGTGCCCAGCCTTTCCGATCCGGGCGGGCTGACGCAGGGCATCCTGGGAGCGATTCTCGGCAAGAAGGAGAAGGGCGAGGCGCAGCCGCAGGGAGAGCCGGAACAGACCGAAGCCAAGAAGGAACCCGCACAGCAGCCCGCCAATCCGCTCGAAGACCTGCTGGGCAACATTCTCGGCCAGCAGAAGAAGAAAGAGCAGAAACCGGCTCAACCGCCGCCGCAGCAACCTGCCCGGCAGGAAGAAGAGCCGCCCGAACAGCCGAAGTAG
- the aroE gene encoding shikimate dehydrogenase, producing the protein MTATATYVPRLLPPRLPRICVAITGSSGAEMVARAQAVVRDNPFIEFRLDYIRKPATGLPRIKAFLEYHPDVLAIATCRRAVNGGKFRGSVAAEIALLTRAAAHGCQLVDLELASAAKADPEDLSRLRSQAALILSHHDFKATRKLEQTFEKMRAIPADFYKLVTTAKCLADNVTMMKFLEQKAEKYSMVGVCMGEQGIISRVLGVRAGSVFTFAAASAGEETAPGQITGRTLLDVYRLNLVDAATRVYGVAGDPIEHSLSPHIMNAAFRRESVNAVYLALHARTLTDLLTCVRDIPIHGLSITMPYKEVILKHLDNTDAVTAKIGACNTVIRAQDGKLYGFNTDVAGVIRPLEQRLPIGGAKVLVLGAGGAARAAVFGLKERHAEVYVLNRTPTAGKRLAKQARARYLRRSELKKMQFDAIVNATPVGMGSGRQSPLKDNEVNARVVFEMVYVPAETRLVKQARARGAQVILGWEMLIHQAARQFEIWTGKPAPLDEIQRTMLRALEARAAAEKGKKKKKRK; encoded by the coding sequence ATGACGGCTACTGCTACTTACGTCCCGCGGCTGTTGCCGCCGCGCCTGCCCCGTATTTGTGTGGCCATCACGGGCTCGAGCGGGGCGGAAATGGTCGCCAGGGCGCAGGCGGTGGTCCGGGATAACCCCTTTATTGAGTTCAGGTTAGACTACATACGAAAGCCCGCTACGGGACTGCCCCGCATCAAAGCGTTTCTGGAATACCACCCGGATGTGCTGGCCATCGCTACCTGCCGGCGGGCGGTCAACGGAGGCAAGTTCAGGGGATCGGTAGCGGCGGAGATCGCCCTGCTCACCCGGGCGGCGGCCCATGGCTGCCAACTGGTCGACCTGGAGCTGGCCAGCGCGGCCAAGGCGGACCCGGAAGACCTCTCCCGACTGCGCAGCCAGGCGGCGCTCATTCTTTCCCATCACGACTTCAAGGCCACGCGGAAGCTCGAGCAGACCTTCGAGAAGATGCGCGCCATCCCGGCCGATTTCTACAAGCTGGTCACCACCGCCAAGTGCCTGGCGGACAACGTGACCATGATGAAGTTCCTGGAGCAGAAGGCGGAGAAGTATTCCATGGTGGGCGTGTGCATGGGCGAGCAGGGGATCATCAGCCGGGTGCTGGGCGTGCGGGCGGGCAGCGTGTTCACGTTCGCGGCCGCGAGTGCCGGGGAGGAAACCGCGCCGGGGCAGATCACGGGACGCACGCTGCTGGACGTCTACCGGCTGAACCTGGTGGACGCCGCCACGCGCGTCTACGGCGTGGCCGGCGACCCCATCGAGCACTCACTCTCTCCGCACATCATGAACGCCGCCTTTCGGCGGGAGAGCGTCAACGCCGTCTACCTGGCCTTGCACGCGCGCACCCTCACCGACCTGCTCACCTGCGTGCGCGACATTCCCATCCACGGGCTCAGCATCACGATGCCCTACAAGGAAGTCATCCTCAAGCACCTGGACAACACCGACGCGGTCACCGCCAAGATCGGGGCGTGCAACACGGTCATCCGGGCGCAGGACGGCAAGCTCTACGGGTTCAACACCGACGTGGCGGGTGTGATCCGGCCGCTGGAGCAGCGCCTGCCGATCGGCGGCGCGAAGGTTCTGGTGCTGGGCGCCGGCGGCGCAGCGCGGGCCGCTGTCTTTGGGCTGAAAGAGCGGCATGCCGAGGTGTACGTGCTCAACCGCACGCCGACTGCCGGCAAGCGGCTGGCCAAGCAGGCGCGCGCCAGGTATCTGCGTCGCTCCGAGCTGAAGAAGATGCAGTTCGATGCCATTGTGAACGCCACCCCGGTGGGCATGGGCAGCGGGCGCCAGTCGCCTCTGAAGGACAATGAAGTCAACGCCCGCGTAGTGTTCGAAATGGTCTACGTGCCCGCTGAAACGCGGCTGGTGAAGCAGGCCCGGGCCCGGGGCGCGCAGGTCATTCTGGGATGGGAAATGCTCATCCACCAGGCGGCGCGCCAGTTCGAGATCTGGACCGGGAAGCCGGCTCCGCTCGACGAGATCCAGCGCACCATGTTGAGGGCGCTGGAAGCGCGGGCGGCCGCTGAAAAGGGAAAGAAGAAGAAAAAGCGCAAGTAG
- a CDS encoding TraR/DksA C4-type zinc finger protein, translated as MEKKRLEQFRKKLEARQQELRRVVSNTELAGRSADVETAQDIADKAASSYTKEFLFSQSNNERQLLHEVESALARIREGEFGNCVNCGKEVNPKRLEAVPWTRFCINCQEKLEQGLLEDTGS; from the coding sequence ATGGAAAAGAAGAGACTCGAGCAATTCCGCAAGAAGCTGGAGGCCCGGCAGCAAGAGCTGCGGCGCGTGGTCTCCAACACCGAGCTCGCCGGCCGCTCCGCGGACGTGGAGACCGCCCAGGACATCGCCGACAAGGCGGCCAGTTCCTACACCAAGGAGTTCCTCTTCAGCCAAAGCAACAACGAGCGCCAGCTCCTGCACGAGGTCGAGTCCGCGCTGGCGCGCATCCGCGAGGGCGAGTTCGGCAACTGCGTGAACTGCGGCAAAGAGGTCAATCCCAAGCGCCTCGAAGCCGTGCCCTGGACCCGCTTCTGCATCAACTGCCAGGAAAAACTGGAACAGGGCCTGCTGGAAGACACCGGCTCGTAA